Proteins from a single region of Pirellulales bacterium:
- a CDS encoding pyruvate, phosphate dikinase, with amino-acid sequence MATITKRRSKSPTKAAKSATKTSINGKADSGKLIYYFSKSKTDGRGDMKALLGGKGANLAAMTRIGLPVPPGFTITTEVCVHYYKSGKKFPPSLQADVKQAVAWLEKETEKKFGDPKNPLLVSVRSGARDSMPGMMDTILNLGLNDKTVEGLKAATNNGRFAWDSYRRFVQMYGDVVMGVQKRHENEHEPFDEVMDELKRELGVREDTQLNEADLQELVKRFKSLIKSRTGKEFPADPADQLSGAIGAVFGSWMNERAILYRQKYRIPDEWGTAVNVQSMVFGNMGNDCGTGVAFTRDPATGENVFYGEYLVNAQGEDVVAGVRTPKHVSEMPKDPEIGPAYKELEKVRKTLEKNFGDVQDFEFTIEKKKLYMLQTRNGKRTALAYVKIAHDMVKEGLMTPQHAIRSGDPEALNQLLQPIFDRLDYERAKDEGKLMAVGLAAGPGAAAGKVVFSATKADEWARKGEKVILARIETSPEDLRGMIASEGILTARGGVSSHAALVARQMGKVCVAGAGDVHIDYATGTMTCKGITLREGDPISINGSTGEVFNGSIKTADSELKQVLVAKSMKPSESSIFKYYNFIMKLADKYRRLGLRTNADQPDQVQNAVAFGADGIGLCRTEHMFFEGDRIIAVRQMILSESLADRQKALAKLLPHQQHDFEGIFRALEGRPACIRLLDPPLHEFLPQHDNAKGQQEVAQQLGVTVEQVKKRVEELHEFNPMLGFRGCRLGTKFPEITEMQVRAIFQAAAAVMKEGVKVQPEIMVPLVGFKRELDLQVEITHRVAAEVSKESGKKIKYTVGTMIEVPRGALTADEIAQTAEFFSFGTNDLTQTCLGMSRDDSGSFLPSYQENEIIKTNPFASIDTTGVGQLMEIAVTKGRATRPGLKMGICGEHGGDPSSIHFCHQVGLDYVSCSPFRVPIARLAAAQAALAAK; translated from the coding sequence ATGGCGACCATTACCAAACGCCGTTCAAAATCTCCCACAAAAGCTGCCAAGTCTGCCACGAAGACCAGCATCAACGGCAAAGCGGATTCCGGGAAGCTGATTTACTATTTCAGCAAGAGCAAGACCGATGGCCGTGGCGACATGAAGGCCCTTTTGGGCGGAAAAGGGGCGAACTTGGCGGCCATGACGCGCATCGGCCTGCCCGTGCCGCCGGGGTTCACCATCACCACCGAGGTTTGCGTTCATTATTACAAAAGCGGCAAGAAATTTCCTCCGTCGCTGCAGGCGGATGTTAAGCAGGCCGTGGCTTGGCTCGAAAAGGAGACCGAGAAGAAATTTGGCGATCCAAAGAATCCGCTGCTCGTGTCGGTTCGCTCCGGCGCGCGCGATTCGATGCCTGGCATGATGGACACCATTTTGAATCTCGGGCTGAACGACAAGACCGTGGAAGGCCTGAAAGCAGCCACCAACAACGGCCGCTTCGCTTGGGATTCTTATCGCCGATTCGTGCAAATGTACGGCGACGTGGTCATGGGTGTGCAGAAGCGCCACGAGAACGAGCATGAGCCATTCGACGAAGTGATGGACGAGTTGAAACGCGAACTCGGCGTGCGCGAAGATACGCAACTCAACGAGGCCGACCTGCAAGAATTGGTAAAGCGCTTCAAATCGCTCATCAAGTCCCGCACCGGCAAAGAATTCCCCGCCGATCCGGCCGATCAATTGAGCGGCGCTATCGGCGCGGTGTTTGGCTCGTGGATGAACGAGCGGGCCATTCTCTATCGCCAGAAGTATCGCATTCCCGACGAGTGGGGTACAGCCGTCAACGTGCAAAGCATGGTGTTTGGAAACATGGGGAACGATTGCGGCACTGGCGTCGCCTTCACTCGCGACCCGGCGACAGGCGAAAACGTGTTCTACGGTGAATACCTCGTGAATGCCCAAGGGGAAGATGTGGTCGCCGGCGTCCGCACACCGAAGCACGTTTCGGAAATGCCTAAGGATCCGGAAATCGGCCCGGCTTACAAAGAGTTGGAAAAAGTCCGCAAGACGCTGGAGAAAAACTTCGGCGACGTGCAAGATTTTGAGTTTACGATTGAAAAGAAAAAGCTCTATATGCTGCAAACGCGCAACGGAAAGCGTACGGCGCTGGCTTATGTGAAAATCGCGCACGACATGGTCAAGGAGGGTTTAATGACGCCGCAGCACGCGATTCGCAGCGGCGATCCCGAAGCGCTCAATCAACTACTCCAGCCAATTTTTGATCGGCTAGACTACGAGCGGGCGAAAGACGAAGGGAAGCTCATGGCCGTGGGCTTGGCGGCCGGTCCTGGCGCGGCTGCGGGCAAAGTCGTCTTCAGCGCCACGAAAGCCGATGAATGGGCAAGAAAAGGTGAAAAGGTCATTCTTGCTCGAATTGAAACCAGCCCCGAAGACCTACGCGGCATGATCGCGTCCGAAGGAATTCTCACCGCCCGCGGCGGCGTATCGAGCCACGCCGCGCTGGTCGCGCGACAGATGGGCAAGGTGTGCGTTGCAGGCGCTGGCGATGTGCATATCGACTATGCCACGGGGACAATGACCTGTAAGGGGATCACGCTGCGAGAAGGCGATCCGATCAGTATCAACGGCTCAACCGGCGAAGTTTTCAACGGCAGCATCAAAACCGCGGATAGCGAGCTCAAGCAGGTTCTCGTGGCGAAGTCGATGAAACCCAGCGAGAGTAGCATCTTCAAATACTACAACTTCATCATGAAGTTGGCCGACAAATATCGCCGACTCGGCCTGCGGACGAACGCCGATCAGCCCGATCAGGTGCAAAACGCCGTGGCATTTGGTGCCGACGGCATCGGCCTGTGCCGTACCGAGCACATGTTTTTCGAGGGTGATCGCATCATTGCAGTGCGGCAAATGATTTTGTCGGAATCGCTGGCCGATCGGCAAAAGGCGCTCGCCAAGCTTCTCCCGCATCAACAGCACGACTTCGAAGGGATCTTCCGCGCCTTGGAGGGGCGTCCGGCGTGTATCCGCCTGCTCGATCCACCGCTGCACGAGTTCCTGCCGCAACACGACAACGCCAAGGGCCAACAGGAAGTGGCCCAGCAGCTTGGCGTTACCGTTGAGCAAGTGAAGAAGCGAGTCGAAGAATTGCACGAATTCAACCCGATGCTCGGCTTCCGCGGCTGCCGACTGGGAACCAAATTTCCCGAAATTACCGAGATGCAAGTGCGAGCCATCTTTCAGGCTGCCGCGGCAGTGATGAAAGAAGGCGTGAAAGTGCAACCCGAGATCATGGTTCCGCTTGTGGGCTTCAAGCGCGAACTCGATTTACAAGTGGAAATCACTCACCGCGTCGCCGCCGAAGTAAGCAAAGAAAGCGGCAAGAAGATCAAATACACGGTCGGCACAATGATCGAAGTTCCTCGCGGGGCGTTGACGGCTGACGAGATTGCCCAAACCGCCGAATTTTTCAGTTTTGGTACGAATGATCTAACACAAACCTGCCTCGGCATGAGCCGCGACGACAGCGGCTCATTCCTGCCGTCGTACCAAGAAAATGAAATCATCAAGACGAACCCATTTGCCTCGATCGACACCACTGGGGTTGGCCAATTGATGGAAATTGCCGTCACGAAAGGT